From the genome of Clostridium sp. BNL1100, one region includes:
- a CDS encoding kelch repeat-containing protein, translating to MFLHKKGKKIIALLLTMAIVLSGITIIGNPTVKKEFVKFGSEVNAVTAMYYYSQYTTKVVNGVITKNSLVKSDIQVPDGTYPDDGVYTDGYWYVKGSKATFDEKWTVMGSIRGHVYTNGVAIGNKIYIFGGKSYWSGYNKELLVYDLAANTWTTNSDNGPSGREEHTAVAINGKMYVFGGINYYSGSVVYNKDLWEYDPATAKWTKKKDAPAARSRHEAVVVNGKMYVIGGCNDGNNATSILVYDPITDTWEQKTGIPFARSFQSAAVINGKIYIYGGYDTTYHYNLWEYDPIANTWLKKKDNPIEVCGQPAAVVLNNKMYISGGYFANEIATNQLLEYNPKNDIWTQMKSCPIAHKHNSATEMNGKMYIYGGLDGENNFIDRVTEYSINYYPAFEAVSPKPNEVFSEADTNFVPQITVSDENNDPLTCKYYIDYETTPRDTKSVNNTTETKPVSFNPIDMSSLSEGAHTFTYEVTDGRTTEPFTQTINFKVDKSAPTLGEVMGSSTTDTITITGSATDGISGLAVEPYRYTIGSEVSSWINSGTYTSQNNLTPNTQYPTKFEARDAKNHIASSFKNIYTKAAVPVLSTSNPSSYSIDIQTNDENPSGTQYQISTSDGSQYVTQEGTLTSAPAWITLTNKKVTVTGLSPEQTYTFIAKARNAENIETVESSSVSGTTLIAPPGSPANIIATATDKTITVSWDASSGAIGYEIKVDGTVVNTDTATVYTHVGLNPGTPHTYRVRARNAGGPGNWSTPITKSTLPASPDIPVNLNTVPLSTSVTVTWNNVSGATGYDIEVDGVLVNNGPNTNYIHNSLTPGSHHSYRVRSINPGGKSEWSGYVNTTTLLDTVPVPVNLSATPALNSITLTWDKVIGASGYEISVDGAAFDNGTRTTYTHSSLAPGTPHVYRVRAKKSGITSEWSAAIVSATLTNEFGTPSNLKANADNSSVILSWNPVAHATGYEVEVDGAVTDNGDETSCIHNGLLPNTTHTYRVRAKSDTEVSEWTEPLTVNTFLLQTPQGLSAISEETFMTINWQQVEGATTYELDFDGSIITRISETTYLAEGLEPNSQHEIRVRAVSEGGTGNWSNTLIKSTKFTSGNVPNVSGIAKKTSISIMWNKIDGAASYDVEADGVVTSNANGTTYTSKGLQAGTKHIYRVRANNSSGAGEWCSQFTVSTLPQGPAIPSNVVSSSNMTSILVSWDKVAGAEEFEIEVDGTIIDNGTGTSYLHKGISPDTTHTYRVRARSVSGCSEWSTPMIIKTLNSVQTYDITSSAGEEFDLILSGSDIQDLNKYTFSIQYDTNDFDLIDLCGFTPKTDTQEGDIYGTDITVKQVAPGTIVFVKNGSAQSWQVWSGIVNSIRLRAKHDGPAEITYTIQ from the coding sequence ACAATATACTACCAAAGTAGTTAATGGTGTAATTACAAAGAATTCCCTTGTGAAGTCTGATATTCAGGTTCCGGATGGTACATATCCTGACGACGGGGTGTATACCGATGGGTATTGGTATGTAAAAGGGAGCAAGGCGACTTTTGATGAGAAGTGGACAGTAATGGGTAGTATTCGTGGTCACGTATATACAAATGGTGTGGCAATAGGTAACAAAATTTATATTTTTGGAGGCAAATCTTACTGGTCTGGATATAACAAGGAATTATTGGTATATGATTTGGCAGCCAACACATGGACTACAAACTCCGACAATGGTCCTAGTGGCAGAGAGGAACACACTGCGGTGGCTATAAACGGTAAAATGTACGTTTTTGGTGGGATAAATTACTACTCGGGATCTGTTGTCTATAATAAGGACTTGTGGGAATATGATCCGGCAACTGCTAAATGGACGAAAAAGAAAGATGCTCCTGCTGCTAGAAGTAGACATGAAGCGGTGGTAGTAAATGGTAAAATGTATGTGATAGGAGGTTGTAACGATGGTAATAACGCTACTAGTATTTTAGTATATGATCCTATCACTGACACTTGGGAACAAAAAACAGGTATTCCTTTTGCTCGTAGTTTCCAATCAGCCGCTGTAATAAATGGGAAAATATACATATATGGAGGATATGATACCACATATCATTATAATTTGTGGGAATATGATCCAATTGCTAATACATGGCTAAAGAAAAAAGATAACCCTATTGAAGTATGCGGTCAGCCGGCGGCAGTAGTACTAAATAATAAAATGTATATATCGGGTGGATATTTTGCGAATGAAATTGCTACAAACCAGTTATTGGAATATAATCCCAAAAATGATATCTGGACCCAAATGAAGTCGTGTCCAATAGCACATAAACATAACTCAGCTACTGAAATGAACGGTAAAATGTATATTTACGGTGGTTTGGATGGGGAAAATAATTTTATAGATCGGGTAACAGAATACTCAATAAACTACTATCCTGCTTTTGAAGCTGTTTCTCCAAAGCCAAATGAGGTTTTCTCCGAAGCAGACACAAATTTTGTTCCTCAAATAACTGTTTCTGATGAAAACAACGATCCCCTGACGTGTAAATACTACATAGATTATGAAACGACACCAAGGGATACTAAGTCTGTAAATAATACTACAGAAACTAAGCCGGTATCATTTAATCCAATTGACATGAGTTCACTTTCAGAAGGGGCTCACACATTCACCTATGAGGTTACAGACGGCAGGACTACCGAGCCGTTTACTCAGACTATTAATTTCAAAGTGGACAAGTCAGCTCCAACTCTTGGAGAAGTTATGGGTTCATCAACAACGGATACAATAACAATTACCGGGTCGGCCACAGATGGGATATCCGGGCTTGCTGTAGAACCATACAGATATACTATCGGCTCCGAAGTATCTTCATGGATTAACTCAGGTACATACACCTCCCAGAATAATTTGACACCAAATACTCAATATCCTACAAAGTTTGAGGCAAGGGATGCAAAAAATCACATTGCAAGCAGTTTTAAAAATATTTATACAAAAGCTGCAGTTCCGGTACTTTCCACAAGCAATCCTTCATCATATTCTATTGACATTCAGACAAATGATGAAAACCCATCCGGGACTCAATATCAGATTAGTACAAGTGACGGCAGCCAGTATGTAACCCAAGAAGGAACTCTTACTTCTGCACCTGCTTGGATTACTCTTACAAACAAAAAGGTTACTGTTACAGGCTTATCTCCTGAGCAAACCTATACCTTTATTGCAAAAGCAAGAAATGCTGAAAATATTGAAACTGTTGAGAGTTCTTCCGTAAGTGGGACAACCCTTATTGCACCTCCCGGTTCACCTGCAAATATTATTGCTACCGCTACTGATAAGACCATAACCGTCTCATGGGATGCTTCAAGTGGGGCTATAGGCTATGAAATCAAGGTTGACGGAACAGTTGTAAATACTGATACTGCCACTGTCTACACACACGTTGGTCTTAATCCCGGAACACCTCATACATATCGGGTCAGAGCCAGAAATGCAGGGGGCCCCGGCAACTGGAGTACACCAATCACAAAATCTACACTTCCCGCTTCGCCGGATATACCGGTTAACCTTAATACGGTACCTTTGAGTACCTCCGTTACGGTTACCTGGAACAATGTCTCCGGTGCAACCGGCTACGATATAGAAGTGGATGGAGTGTTGGTCAACAATGGGCCAAATACCAACTATATTCATAACAGTCTAACTCCGGGATCACATCACTCATACCGGGTAAGAAGCATTAATCCGGGAGGGAAGAGTGAATGGAGTGGGTATGTGAATACCACCACACTTCTTGATACGGTGCCGGTACCGGTAAATCTTTCAGCAACCCCGGCTCTAAACAGTATAACTCTTACATGGGACAAGGTAATTGGAGCATCAGGCTATGAGATATCAGTAGATGGGGCTGCCTTTGACAATGGTACACGAACAACCTATACCCATAGCAGCCTTGCACCGGGAACACCGCATGTTTACAGGGTAAGGGCAAAGAAGAGTGGGATAACAAGTGAATGGAGTGCCGCAATTGTTTCCGCTACACTTACAAATGAATTTGGAACACCTTCAAACCTAAAGGCCAATGCAGATAATTCTTCAGTTATATTATCATGGAATCCGGTTGCCCATGCAACTGGCTATGAAGTGGAAGTTGATGGTGCGGTTACCGACAACGGAGATGAGACCTCCTGTATACATAACGGATTATTGCCAAATACAACCCACACCTACAGAGTAAGGGCGAAAAGTGACACAGAGGTAAGTGAATGGACAGAGCCATTGACAGTTAATACATTTTTACTCCAAACCCCTCAAGGTTTATCAGCAATCTCAGAAGAAACTTTTATGACAATCAACTGGCAGCAGGTTGAGGGAGCAACAACTTATGAACTGGATTTTGATGGTTCCATTATTACACGAATATCAGAAACAACTTATTTAGCCGAAGGTCTGGAGCCAAATTCCCAACATGAGATAAGAGTCAGGGCGGTCAGTGAAGGTGGTACCGGTAACTGGAGCAATACCTTAATCAAGTCTACTAAATTTACTTCCGGCAATGTACCGAATGTATCAGGTATTGCTAAAAAGACTTCAATATCAATCATGTGGAATAAAATTGACGGTGCCGCATCCTATGATGTTGAAGCAGACGGAGTAGTAACTTCGAACGCAAATGGAACCACGTATACAAGCAAAGGACTTCAGGCAGGGACAAAACATATCTATCGGGTAAGAGCCAATAACAGTTCAGGCGCAGGAGAATGGTGCAGTCAATTTACTGTTTCAACGCTTCCACAAGGCCCGGCTATACCTTCAAATGTGGTATCCTCCTCTAACATGACATCGATACTTGTCAGTTGGGATAAAGTAGCAGGTGCGGAGGAATTTGAAATTGAGGTTGACGGAACAATTATTGACAACGGCACAGGAACAAGCTATTTACATAAAGGAATTTCCCCTGATACAACCCATACCTACAGAGTAAGGGCCAGAAGTGTTTCAGGCTGTAGTGAATGGAGTACCCCGATGATAATTAAGACCCTGAATTCAGTACAGACATATGACATTACTTCATCGGCAGGGGAAGAATTTGACCTGATTTTATCCGGTTCAGACATTCAGGATTTAAACAAATACACATTCTCGATTCAGTACGATACTAACGATTTTGATTTAATCGACCTTTGCGGCTTCACTCCAAAGACAGACACCCAGGAAGGGGATATTTACGGCACTGATATTACCGTAAAACAGGTAGCTCCCGGAACAATTGTGTTTGTTAAAAATGGCTCTGCACAGTCCTGGCAGGTATGGTCAGGTATTGTTAATAGTATAAGGCTCAGGGCAAAGCATGACGGCCCAGCCGAAATTACCTACACCATACAGTAA